The Haloplanus sp. CK5-1 genome segment AACACATGGAAAATATTTTACGAGGACAATGAGGTTGAGCGGCTCGAGAGCGAGGTCCTCAGAGCCCTCGAAGATCGGGGAAAATGGCGTGGCGAAGCCACGGGAAGACGAAAGAATGGTGAAACCTTCCACCAGGACCTATCGCTGACTGAGACTGACAACGGTGGTCTCATCTGTGTCGTTCGTGACACCACCGAGCGCAAAGAGCGAGAAGAGGAAATTAAGCACCTCAAGGAACGGCTCGAACTTGCAATCGAGGGCGCTGAACTGGGCATCTGGGACTGGGATCTGACCACCGACGAGGTGGAGTTCAACGAGCAATGGGCGCAGATGCTTGGCTACTCGCTCGATGAGATCGAGCCACACCTCGACGCCTGGGAGAAACGCGTCCATCCCGACGATGTTGACGATGTCGAGGCGGCCCTCGATGCACACATCGCAGGTGAGACCCACTACTACGACACCGAACACCGAATGCGGACCGCCGACGGCGACTGGAAGTGGATTCGCGATGTCGGTAAGATTGTCGAACGGGATGCAGACGGCAACCCCGTTCGTGCTGTGGGGATTCACATCGATATCGACGAACGGAAACAACGCGAGCAGGAACTCCAACAGTTCCGGAAAGCCGTCGAACAAACCGCTCACGTGGTGTATATTACTGATACTGACGGGACTATCGAGTACGTCAATCCGGCATTCGAGGAGATCACTGGGTTCAGCGAATCCGAAGCCGTGGGCCAAGATCCGAGTATCCTCAAGTCGGGTGAATACGACGAGGAGTATTACGAAGACCTCTGGGAGACGATCCTCTCAGGCGAGCAATGGGCCGACGAAATGCTTGAAGAAAGAGCCGACGGCGAAGAAATCATTTTCAATCAGACGATCTCACCGATCACCGACGAAGACGGACAACCACAGAAGTTCGTCGCTGTCAGCCAAGACACCACTCAGCAAAAGGAATACGAGCGAAAACTTGAAGAGCAAAGGGATAATCTCGAAGTGCTCAATCAGGTCGTACGTCACGATATTCGCAACGATATGGCTGTCGTTAGTGGTCGAGCGGACCTGCTCGAAGAACACGTCGAAGAGGCTGGAAAAAAGCATTTAGAGTCGATCCAGGACTCGGCCGAAAGCGCAACCGGGTTGACAAAGACGGCTCGTGATCTCTCCGAGGTCATGCTAAGTACTGAAGAAGACGTAGAACCTGTCAGGCTGGATCAGTGTCTCAACTCAGTGATTGAGAACGTCCGTGAGAAGTTTGATACGGCCGTGATTACTATCGAGGATCAGATTTCGGGAACCCAAGTTCGGGGAAACGAGTTGCTTGAAGCGGTGTTTCGGAACCTCATTCACAACGCGGTGGTCCACAACGACAAGCAGAAACCCGAGGTGCGGATTTCGACGAGGATTGATGAAGGGACTACCACTGTCAGGGTCGCAGACAACGGTCCCGGTATTCCCGATACTCAAAAGGAGACGATCTTTGGGAAGGGGGAAAAAGGCCTTGACAGCCCGGGAACCGGGCTCGGGCTCTATCTGGTCGAGACGCTCGTCGAGCAGTACGGTGGCGATGTATGGGTCGAAGATAACGATCCAGAAGGGAGCGTGTTCTTCGTTGAACTTCCACTCACAGAGGCGGCAGCCACGGAGTGACGCCCTT includes the following:
- a CDS encoding PAS domain S-box protein, coding for MTTTDDRIHVLHVDDDPAFDSMAAEFPSHSDDRITVRTATTPNEGLARLSNHDIDCIVSEYDTPGCDGLSFLETVREEYPGLPFIFYTNEDFETVVSEAMSTGSTDYVPKGSSTEHFAFLAQRIIAATEQQRASESERIAALIRDIQSDLVRARTREEFETSVCERLVDADPYTFAWIGSLDADTAHVSTRASAGQEAGYLDTTEMTVDDSATGQGPTGQAIKTRSTQVVQDISADSTYDPWREAALERSYQSSAAIPIEYDETLYGVLNVYAAHPKAFDGDEQSLLEDLSETIAHAYYRIQIRDQYDSQYRELFEDAPVMMAFTREANGEPIIEDCNSLFADKLGYSREELQEQPLANVYTETSAERLLNKGGYQRSLEGEFTPQEREFVTADDERLVTLLQATPRRNEEGDIIGTHTLYVDITDRKRAQSVLERAEAMDASMDGISILNENNELIYLNQAHADIYGYDDPEALVGNTWKIFYEDNEVERLESEVLRALEDRGKWRGEATGRRKNGETFHQDLSLTETDNGGLICVVRDTTERKEREEEIKHLKERLELAIEGAELGIWDWDLTTDEVEFNEQWAQMLGYSLDEIEPHLDAWEKRVHPDDVDDVEAALDAHIAGETHYYDTEHRMRTADGDWKWIRDVGKIVERDADGNPVRAVGIHIDIDERKQREQELQQFRKAVEQTAHVVYITDTDGTIEYVNPAFEEITGFSESEAVGQDPSILKSGEYDEEYYEDLWETILSGEQWADEMLEERADGEEIIFNQTISPITDEDGQPQKFVAVSQDTTQQKEYERKLEEQRDNLEVLNQVVRHDIRNDMAVVSGRADLLEEHVEEAGKKHLESIQDSAESATGLTKTARDLSEVMLSTEEDVEPVRLDQCLNSVIENVREKFDTAVITIEDQISGTQVRGNELLEAVFRNLIHNAVVHNDKQKPEVRISTRIDEGTTTVRVADNGPGIPDTQKETIFGKGEKGLDSPGTGLGLYLVETLVEQYGGDVWVEDNDPEGSVFFVELPLTEAAATE